The following coding sequences lie in one Variovorax terrae genomic window:
- a CDS encoding glutamate ABC transporter substrate-binding protein, with product MSITSILKFTVVALVTVTGGSLFAQGTPINTAAFDALVAQGPVASAATIASSTWASKIKQAGTLRLGGTQTSNLFSLLNEKDGKIRGFDAGLAQLITRYILGDGAKYQFTQVTSATREQVLINDQVDMVFATYSITPARAEKISFAGPYYTSQAGVLVKANNQTIQSYNDLAGKKVATQAGSTGPAILAQYAPKGVVQEFQTHQEALDALRQGRVDAYVTDYTLLLNALSLGIGDAKLAGAPFGAQDPYGVGLTKGSDGVAFINAFLKKLEADGTWAKLWTISIGQRTGSTAVPTPPALP from the coding sequence ATGTCGATCACATCCATTCTGAAATTCACCGTGGTGGCATTGGTGACCGTCACCGGTGGGTCGCTTTTCGCACAGGGTACGCCCATCAATACAGCGGCGTTTGACGCGCTGGTTGCACAGGGCCCCGTCGCCAGCGCTGCGACCATCGCATCGAGCACCTGGGCCAGCAAGATCAAGCAGGCCGGCACGCTGCGCCTCGGCGGGACGCAAACCTCGAATCTTTTCTCGCTGCTCAACGAGAAGGACGGCAAGATCCGCGGCTTCGACGCAGGTCTGGCCCAACTCATCACTCGCTACATCCTGGGCGATGGGGCCAAATACCAGTTCACGCAGGTGACCTCGGCCACGCGCGAGCAGGTGCTCATCAACGATCAGGTGGACATGGTGTTCGCCACCTACTCCATCACCCCCGCCCGCGCCGAGAAGATCTCGTTCGCAGGGCCTTACTACACTTCGCAGGCCGGGGTGCTGGTCAAGGCGAACAACCAGACGATCCAGTCGTACAACGATCTGGCCGGCAAGAAGGTCGCCACGCAGGCTGGCTCCACGGGGCCCGCGATACTGGCGCAGTACGCGCCCAAGGGTGTCGTACAAGAGTTCCAGACGCACCAGGAAGCCCTCGACGCACTGCGCCAGGGACGTGTGGATGCCTACGTGACCGACTACACGCTGCTACTCAACGCCCTGAGCCTCGGAATCGGCGACGCGAAGCTGGCGGGCGCACCCTTTGGTGCGCAGGACCCCTACGGCGTTGGACTGACCAAGGGTTCGGACGGCGTGGCCTTCATCAATGCCTTCCTGAAGAAGCTGGAAGCCGACGGCACCTGGGCCAAACTTTGGACAATTTCCATCGGACAGCGCACCGGCAGCACAGCCGTTCCGACGCCGCCCGCCCTCCCGTAA
- a CDS encoding amino acid ABC transporter permease: MGSVSRLLADYGPAFGQALFLTWKLTVVSFVPGFLLGMVVTVLRLFPLRPLRFFLTGYVEIFRNIPSAALLIFIVFALPDLQVLIDYEPAVILTLTLVCSAFTADYLRSGINTIDDGQIEAALSLGMRPMRIISAVVLPQALRAVVQPMTSLLIALMLSTSLASQVPFPGRELTALVSKIANDSAAGMAAFAVAAAMYVATGLLIAWAGATLEKKVRILR; encoded by the coding sequence ATGGGCAGCGTCTCCAGGCTCCTGGCCGACTATGGGCCTGCCTTCGGGCAGGCCCTTTTTCTGACATGGAAGCTCACGGTCGTGTCGTTCGTGCCCGGCTTCTTGCTGGGCATGGTCGTGACGGTGCTCCGGCTCTTCCCGCTGCGGCCCCTCCGCTTCTTTCTGACCGGTTACGTCGAGATCTTCCGCAACATTCCCAGCGCTGCGCTGCTGATCTTCATCGTGTTCGCGCTGCCCGATCTCCAGGTCCTGATCGACTATGAGCCCGCCGTGATCCTGACGTTGACGCTGGTCTGCTCCGCGTTCACGGCGGACTACCTGCGCTCGGGTATCAACACCATCGACGACGGCCAAATTGAGGCTGCACTCAGCCTGGGCATGCGGCCGATGCGCATTATCTCTGCGGTGGTATTGCCGCAGGCGCTGCGCGCGGTGGTGCAGCCGATGACCTCGCTGCTCATTGCGCTGATGTTATCGACCTCGTTGGCGTCGCAGGTGCCGTTTCCGGGTCGGGAGCTCACCGCGCTCGTGTCCAAGATCGCCAACGACTCCGCAGCCGGCATGGCCGCATTCGCGGTGGCCGCCGCGATGTACGTGGCGACTGGGTTGCTCATCGCCTGGGCTGGCGCCACCTTGGAAAAGAAGGTGCGGATACTGCGATGA
- a CDS encoding amino acid ABC transporter permease gives MSRPLEDILFGAPSPQAQTVIRVVSVIAAAVLLLLAAGIVFRFHSAGQLDARFWEFFAWPTTWAFLGRGLLGTLASAAMAAVIALALGLVLLVGRLARPRLVRWPSIAVIEFLRGTPTLLLIYVCFLVLPSVGMKLSTYWMLTLPIGLSTAAVVAEVYRAGVLAVPRGQTDAARSLGLTEAQVFFFVVFPQALRYIVPALVAQLVIVVKDTTFGYVVTYGELMQNAKVLIANYHSLVPVYLVVAALYCLVNYAISRASKRLGRPMH, from the coding sequence ATGAGCCGCCCTCTGGAAGACATTCTGTTTGGTGCTCCAAGCCCGCAGGCCCAGACCGTCATACGGGTGGTGAGCGTGATCGCAGCGGCCGTGCTGCTCCTGCTGGCTGCGGGTATCGTGTTCCGGTTCCATTCCGCAGGGCAGCTCGACGCCCGATTCTGGGAATTCTTCGCTTGGCCGACGACCTGGGCCTTCCTGGGCAGAGGCCTGCTCGGCACGCTGGCCTCGGCGGCAATGGCCGCCGTTATCGCACTGGCCCTCGGGTTGGTGCTGTTGGTGGGGCGTCTGGCGCGGCCGCGGCTCGTGCGTTGGCCGAGCATCGCGGTCATCGAGTTCCTGCGTGGCACGCCGACGCTGCTGCTCATCTATGTGTGTTTTCTGGTGCTTCCGTCGGTCGGGATGAAGCTGAGCACCTACTGGATGTTGACGTTGCCCATCGGCCTTAGCACCGCCGCGGTGGTGGCCGAGGTCTACCGCGCGGGCGTGCTCGCCGTTCCCCGCGGCCAGACCGATGCTGCGCGAAGTCTGGGGCTGACCGAAGCCCAGGTTTTCTTCTTCGTCGTCTTTCCCCAGGCCCTTCGCTACATTGTCCCGGCACTGGTCGCGCAACTGGTCATCGTGGTCAAGGACACCACCTTCGGTTACGTCGTCACCTATGGTGAACTCATGCAGAACGCCAAGGTGCTCATCGCCAATTACCACTCGCTGGTGCCCGTATACCTCGTTGTAGCTGCGCTTTACTGCCTCGTGAATTACGCGATATCAAGGGCGAGCAAACGGCTCGGTCGGCCGATGCATTGA
- a CDS encoding LysR family transcriptional regulator, protein MATTLTQINHFVAVARAGSFSAAARGLGVAQSAISQSVATLERELGVQLLARTSRSCKLTKLGEEFLEDAARAVQDLEAATQRVRRAAHLGKHRLVLGLTGGISGLVTERLLSVTEEERQLDLTIMESSVGRLRELLLEGRIDCALTYGVSDEDMQLKARHVAYEPMHLLANPRIMQRFLRPGPVDLQQVARFPLFLPSIAREAGAGQLLAREAEKLEIRLDLRYELQSTSIIRRLLMQEDLATVIGLGTVIDDVASGELMARVVEQKAFSRRVCLAMVSSRAFGTAESRLLERILEITEDFLLPCGIWHRGPENFTPPSLELFRQRRQKITLRSRGLA, encoded by the coding sequence ATGGCTACTACTCTGACTCAGATCAACCATTTCGTCGCGGTGGCGCGGGCCGGTTCGTTCTCGGCCGCGGCGCGCGGACTGGGGGTAGCGCAATCCGCGATCAGCCAATCGGTGGCGACTTTGGAGCGCGAATTGGGCGTGCAGCTCCTCGCGCGCACATCACGCAGCTGCAAGTTGACCAAGCTGGGCGAAGAGTTCCTGGAGGATGCGGCCCGCGCTGTCCAGGACCTGGAGGCCGCAACCCAGCGCGTGCGGCGCGCGGCGCACCTCGGGAAACACCGGCTCGTGCTCGGCCTGACAGGTGGCATCAGCGGCTTGGTGACAGAGCGGCTATTGAGCGTCACCGAAGAGGAGCGGCAACTGGACCTCACCATCATGGAGAGCTCCGTCGGCCGCTTGCGCGAACTGCTCTTAGAGGGCCGCATCGACTGTGCATTGACCTACGGCGTTTCGGACGAGGACATGCAGCTAAAGGCACGGCACGTCGCCTATGAGCCCATGCATCTGCTCGCCAACCCGCGGATCATGCAGCGCTTTTTGCGGCCCGGTCCCGTAGATTTACAGCAGGTGGCGCGGTTTCCTCTCTTCCTGCCCAGTATCGCGCGAGAGGCAGGCGCAGGACAGTTGCTCGCGCGCGAAGCTGAAAAGCTCGAGATCCGCTTGGACCTGCGATATGAGCTGCAGTCCACCTCGATCATCCGTCGACTGCTGATGCAGGAAGACTTGGCTACGGTGATCGGCCTAGGAACGGTGATTGACGATGTGGCATCAGGTGAGCTGATGGCGCGCGTCGTGGAGCAGAAGGCCTTCTCACGCAGGGTGTGCCTGGCCATGGTCTCATCTCGCGCATTCGGAACCGCGGAGAGTCGCCTTCTGGAGCGCATTCTGGAGATTACTGAGGACTTCCTGCTGCCCTGCGGCATCTGGCATCGCGGGCCAGAAAACTTCACACCCCCCTCCCTCGAACTGTTTCGCCAGCGCCGCCAAAAGATCACCTTGCGTTCGCGCGGTCTGGCTTGA